In one Diabrotica virgifera virgifera chromosome 5, PGI_DIABVI_V3a genomic region, the following are encoded:
- the LOC114333015 gene encoding peroxynitrite isomerase THAP4-like has translation MPACKVKGCRSRSGIDNVKMNSFPKESERRTVWIKNIGLKQDPSKYAVVCEEHFTSDMWEKVRQDGSRKLKCNAVPTIFREESESN, from the exons ATGCCTGCCTGTAAGGTAAAAGGTTGCCGAAGTCGATCGGGGATAGATAATGTGAAAATGAATTCTTTCCCAAAAGAATCAGAACGACGGACAGTGTGGATAAAAAATATAGGGTTAAAACAAGATCCAAGCAAATATGCTGTTGTTTGTGAA GAACACTTTACTTCTGACATGTGGGAAAAAGTTAGACAAGATGGCAGCAGAAAATTAAAATGCAATGCTGTACCAACAATATTTAGAGAAGAAAGCGAAAGTAActaa